In Sphingomonas profundi, the sequence GTAGGCATTACTCCGCCGCCACACGCGCCGGTTCCTCGCTGTGCATCGGCTTCAGCCCCAGCGCCTCGAACAGCGCCGCGTCGGCGTTGTCGCCGGCATTGCCGGTCGTCAGCAGCCGGTCGCCGGTGAAGATCGAGTTCGCGCCGGCGAGGAAGCAGAGCGCCTGCGTCGCGACCGACATGCTCTCCCTCCCGGCCGACAGGCGCACGATCGCGCGCGGCATCGTGATCCGCGCCGCCGCCACGGTGCGGACGAACTCCACGTCGTCGATACGCGCGGGCACGTCCCGCAGCATGTCGCCCAGCACGGTGCCGGCGATCGGCACCAGCGCGTTGATCGGCACGCTCTCCGGATGGCGCGGCAGGGTGGCGAGCGCGTGGACGAAGCCGACGCGGTCGGCGCGCGTCTCGCCCATCCCCATGATCCCGCCGCAACAGACGGAGATGCCGGCCGCCCGCACCTCGGCCAAGGTGTCGAGCCGGTCGGCATAGGTGCGGGTGGTGACGACCTCGGCATAATGTTCCGGCGAGGTATCAAGATTATGGTTGTAGTAGTCGAGCCCCGCCGCCTTCAGCCGCCGCGCCTGGTCGCCGGTCAGCATGCCCAGGGTCATGCATGTCTCCAGGCCGAAGCCTTTCACTTGGCCGACCATGTCGCACAGCGCGTCCATGTCGCGATCCTTGGGGGATCGCCACGCGGCGCCCATGCAGAAACGATCGGAGCCGCCGTCCGCCGCCGCCCGCGCCGCCGCGACCACGGCCTCCACGTCCATCAGCTTGCTGGCCGGCAGGCCGCTGTCGGCGGAGGCGGACTGGCTGCAATAGCCGCAATCCTCCGGACACCCGCCCGTCTTGATCGAGAGCAGGGTGGAGAGCTGCACCTCGTTGGCCGCATGGTGGGCGCGGTGCACGCCCTGCGCCCGCCACAGCAGATCCATGAACGGCAGGTCGAACAGCGCGGCGATCTCGCCACGCGACCAGTCGGTGCGGGAGGAGGCACCGGGCGTCACCGCCGCCACTCCAGCGTCTTCAGCTGCGCGGTGCGTGCGACGGTCAGGCGGGCGAGGCAGGCGGCCTGCGCCATCGGCTGGGCCGATCCGCCGGCGAACTCGGCGCCCTCGATCACGCATTCGGCATCGCGGAAGCGCAGCCACGCGCGCTGGCTGGCGAGCAGGGCCGCCGCATAGCCGAAGCCGCCGCCGCGCGAGGAGTCCGCCGCGTCCCGCCGCTTCATCGCCGCCTGGGTGACGCTCCACTGGCGGTTCATCGCGGCGTCCGCGCGGCGCTGATCGGCGCCGGCCGTCTCGTTCATCCGCGCCTGTGTCTGGGCCTGCGCCGAGGCTGGCAGCAGCGCGAGCGCGACCAGCGCGGCGAGCCGCATCACTCGGCCGCCTCGCTGATCCCTTCGGGCGGCACATTGTGGCCCAGCAGCGCCAGCACCGCGCCCGCCGCCTCCACCAGGTTGGTGCCCGGGCCGAAGATGCCCTGCACGCCGGCATCGCGCAGGAACTGATAGTCCTGCGCCGGGATCACGCCGCCGGCGATCACCTTGATGTCGCTGCGCCCGGCATCGCGCAGCAGGCCGATCAGCTCGGGGATCAGCGTCTTGTGCCCGGCCGCCAGGCTGGAGGCGCCGACCACGTCGACATCGGCCTTGATCGCCAGCTCGGCCGCTTCCCGCGGCGTCTGGAACAGCGGCCCGGCGACGATCTCGAAGCCCAGGTCGCCGAAGGCGGAGGAGACCAGGTTGGCGCCGCGATCATGCCCGTCCTGGCCCATCTTGGCGACCAGCATCTTCGGCCGCCGGCCCTTGCGCCGCTCGATCGAGGAGACGCCCTCGATCAGCCCCTGCCAGCGCGCATCGTCGCCATAGGCGCCGCCGTAGATGCCCTTCACCGGCGTGGGATTGGTGCCGTAGCGGCCGAACACATCCTCCATCGCCAGGCTGATCTCGCCCAGGGTCGCGCGCTGGCGCGCGCACTCTACCGCCAGCTCCAGCAGGTTGCCCTTGCCCCGCGCACCCTCGCGCAGCGCATCAAGCGCGGCCCGGCACAGGGCCTCGTCGCGCCCCGCCTTGCTCTTGTTGATGCGGGCGATCTGCGCCTCGCGCACGGCGACGTTGTCGACATCGAGGATGTCGATCGCGTCCTCCTTGTCCTTGGCATATTTGTTGACGCCGACGACCACCTCCTCGACGCGGTCGACGCGGGCGGCCTTGGCGGCGGAGGCTTCCTCGATCATCGCCTTGGGCCAGCCGGCGGCGACCGCCTTGGCCATGCCGCCCTCGGCCTCGACCTTCTCGATGATCGCCCACGCGGCGTCGACGAGCTGGCTGGTCAGGCTCTCGACATAATAGCTGCCGCCCAGCGGATCGACGACATTGCACATGCCGGTCTCCTCCTGGATGACCAGTTGGGTGTTGCGCGCGATACGGGCGGAGAAGTCGGTCGGCAGCGCGATCGCCTCGTCCAGCGCGTTGGTGTGGAGGCTCTGGGTGCCGCCCAGCATCGCCGCCATCGCCTCGATCGTGGTGCGCATCACGTTGTTGTATGGGTCCTTCTCGGTCAGCGAGACGCCCGAGGTTTGGCAGTGGGTGCGCAGCATCTTGCTGCGCTCGTCCTTCGCGCCCAGCTGCGTCATCACGCGGTGCCACAGCACGCGCGCGGCGCGCAGCTTCGCCACCTCCATGAAGAAGTTCATGCCGATCGCGAAGAAGAAGCTGAGGCGCCCGGCGAACTTGTCGATGTCCAGTCCGCTCGCGACGCCGTACTTCACATATTCCATGCCGTCGGCAATGGTGAAGGCCAGCTCCTGCACCTGCGTCGCGCCGGCTTCCTGCATGTGATAGCCGCTGATCGAGATGCTGTTGAACTTCGGCATCTCCCGGCTGGTATAGCCGAAGATGTCCGAGATGATCCGCATGCTCGGTTCGGGCGGGTAGATGTAGGTGTTGCGGACCATGAACTCCTTGAGGATGTCGTTCTGGATGGTCCCGTCCAGCTGCGCGCGCGGCACGCCCTGCTCCTCGCCCGCCACGATGAAGAAGGCCAGGATGGGGATCACCGCGCCGTTCATCGTCATCGAGACGGACATCTTGTCCAGCGGGATGCCGTCGAACAGGATCTTCATGTCGTCGATCGTGTCGATCGCGACGCCCGCCTTGCCGACGTCGCCGGTCACGCGCGGATGATCGCTGTCATAGCCGCGATGGGTGGCGAGATCGAAGGCGACCGACAGGCCCTTCTGCCCGGCCTTCAGGTTGCGATGGTAGAAGGCGTTGGACGCCTCGGCGGTGGAGAAGCCGGCATATTGGCGGATCGTCCACGGCCGCCCGGCATACATCGAGGCGCGCACGCCGCGGGTGAAGGGGGCGAAGCCGGGCAGGCCGGGCTCTGTCGTCACGTCTTCCGCCGTGTAGAGCGGCTTGACGGCGATGCCTTCCGGCGTGTTCCAGGTGAGATCCTGCCCCTTCACCTCCTTGGCGGCGGCGGCCTCCCACTTGGCCAGGGTCGGCGCGGCCGAGGGTTCGGGCAGGTCGCGGGCCTTGGGCGCCGCGCCCGCATCTTCGCCGATATTCTTCTCGATCGTCATAGCCGTTCCCAACCAGTCCGCTCATCCTGAGGAGCCATTGAGCCTGTCGCAATGGCGTCTCGAAGGATCCTTCGAGACGGGTCTCCGCCTCCGCTCAGCCCCTCCTCAGGGAGAGCGGAGGATTTTCAATGTCCCGCCGCATGCTTCGGCGTCTCCATGATCTCGGTCAGCACGCCGCCCATGTCCCTGGGGTGGACGAAGAAGATCAGCGTGCCGTGCGCGCCGATGCGCGGCTCGCCGAGCACCTTCTTGCCCATCGCCAGGAACTCGTCCCGCGCGGCATGGATGTCGGGCACCTCGAAGCAGAGATGGTGCTGCCCGCCGGCCGGGTTCTTCGCCAGGAAGGCGCGGATGCCGGCGGACTCGCCGATCGGCTCGATCAGCTCGATCTGCGTGCCCTCGGTGCCGCCGGCGCCGGGCGTGTGGACGAAGCACACCTTCACGCCCTGCTCGGCCATGTCGAACGGCTCCGTGACCACGCTGGCGCCCATCACGTCGCGGTAGAACGCGATGCTGTCCGCGATCGACGGCGTCGCCACGCCGACATGGTTGAGCCGGCCGAGCTTCACGCCGCCGCCTTCCGCTCGGCCGCGCCCAGCCGCTCCACCACCAGCGCGATGCCTTGGCCGCCGCCGATGCACATCGTGACGAGGCCGTAGCGCGCATCCTGGCGGTCGAGCTCGGCCAGCAGCTTCACCGTCAGGATCGCGCCGGTCGCGCCCACCGGATGGCCGAGCGATATGCCCGATCCGTTGACGTTCACCTTCTCCGGATCGAAGCCCAGGCTGTTGGCGACGGCGCAGGCCTGCGCGGCGAACGCCTCGTTCGATTCGATTACGTCGATCTGGTCGAGCGACAGGCCGGCCCGCTCCAGCGCGATCGGCACGGCGTGGATCGGCCCGAGGCCCATCACGTCGGGCGAAACGCCGGCATGGCCCCAGCCGAGGATGCGGGCGCGCGGGCTCAGCCCCTTGGCCGCGGCCGCATCGGCGGAGGCGAGCACCAGCGCGGCGGCGCCGTCGTTGATACCGCTGGCGTTGCCGGGGGTGACGGTGCCGTCCTTCTTGAACGCGGGTTTCAGCTTGGCCAGCACGTCCACCGTCGTCTCGGCCTTCACATGCTCGTCCGTGTCGAAGGCGACCATGCCCTTGCGCGTCTTCACCTCGATCGGCACGATCTGGTCCTTGAAGCGACCCTCCGTCTGCGCGGCGGCGGCACGGCGGTGGCTCTCGGCGGCCGCCTCGTCCTGCGCCGCCCGGCCGATCTGGTGCTGCTCGGCGATGTTCTCAGCCGTGATGCCCATGTGATAATTGTCGATCGGGTCGCTCAGCGTGGCCGTCAGCGCGTCGAGCATCTGCACCGCGCCCATCTTCTGGCCGAAGCGCGCCGCCGTGACATAGTGGGGCGACTGGCTCATGCTCTCGGCGCCGCCGGCGACGGCGAAGTCCGCCTCGCCCAGGGTAATCATCTGCGCCGCCGAGACGATCGCCTGCACCGAGGAGCCGCACAGCCGGTTCAGGGTCAGCGCCGGCGCCTCCACCGGCACGCCGGCATTCAGCGCGGCGACGCGGGCGAGGTAGGCGTCCTGCGGCACGGTGGGGATCACCTGCCCCATCACCACATGCTGCACGTCCGCCGCCGCGATGCCCGATCGGGCGATCGCCTCGCGGATCACGATCTCGCCGAGCCTGGCGGGCGCCACATCCTTCAGCGCGCCGCCGAAGTCGCCGATGGCGGTACGCGCGCCGCCGAGGATCACCACTTCCTTGTTCATTTCAGGTTCCTAATGTCTGTCGGTGCCGATCTTCCAGGGCAGCATGTCCGTCTTCGATCCGCTGAAATCGGCTAGGTCCACTACGTACCTCTTCGATCGCTTCAAGCCGAACGAGCCTTCGATCGATGTGGATAACCGATCTCACGATCCGTTTCGCGTCCCCTCACAGCGGGATGTTGTCGTGCTTCTTCCACGGATTCTCCAGCTGCTTGTTGCGCAGCTTGCGCAGGCCGAGCGCGATGCGGCGGCGGGTGGAGTGGGGCATGATCACCTCGTCGATGAAGCCCTTGCTGGCCGCCACGAACGGGTTGGCGAAGCGGGCCTCATATTCGGCGGTGCGGTCGGCGATCTTGTCCTTGTCGCCGATGTCCTTGCGGAAGATGATCTCCACCGCCCCCTTGGCGCCCATCACCGCGATCTCGGCCGTCGGCCACGCATAGTTGAGATCGCCGCGCAGATGCTTGGACGACATCACGTCATAGGCACCGCCATAGGCCTTGCGGGTGATGACGGTGATCTTCGGTACGGTAGCCTCGGCATAGGCGAACAGCAGCTTGGCGCCGTGCTTGATGATGCCGTTATGCTCCTGCGCGGTGCCGGGCAGGAAACCGGGCACGTCGACGAAGGTGACGATCGGAATGTCGAAGGCGTCGCAGAAGCGCACGAAGCGGCCCGCCTTCTTCGCCGAGTTGATGTCCAGCACGCCGGCCAGCACCATCGGCTGATTGGCGACGATGCCGATCGTCCGCCCCTCGATCCGGGCGAAGCCGGTGACGATGTTGGCCGCGTGGGTGGGCTGCACCTCGAAGAAGTCGCCCTCGTCCACCACCTTGGCGATCAGTTCCTTGATGTCGTAGGGCTTGTTGGCGCTGTCCGGGATCAGCGTGTCCAGGCTCGGCTCGTAGCGGTCCCAGGCGTCGCCGGTCGGCCGCTCCGGCACGTCCTGCCGGTTGGACAGCGGCAGGAAGTCGACGAAGTCGCGCGTCGCCAGCAGCGCCTCGATATCGTTCTCGAACGCCACGTCGGCCACGCCGGACTTGGTGGTGTGGGTCACGGCGCCGCCCAGTTCCTCCTGCGTCACCACCTCGTTGGTCACGGTCTTCACCACGTCCGGCCCGGTGACGAACATGTACGAGCTGTCCTTCACCATGAAGATGAAGTCCGTCATCGCCGGCGAATACACGGCGCCGCCGGCGCACGGCCCCATGATGACCGAGATCTGCGGGATCACGCCGGATGCCAGCACGTTGCGCTGGAACACCTCGGCATAGCCGGCCAGCGAGGCCACGCCTTCCTGGATGCGGGCGCCGCCCGAATCGTTGAGGCCGATCACCGGCGCGCCGACCTTCATCGCCATGTCCATGATCTTGCAGATCTTCTGGGCGTGCCGCTCGGAAAGGGAGCCGCCGAACACGGTGAAATCCTGGCTGAACACGAACATCAGCCGGCCGTTGACCGTGCCCGATCCGGTGACGACGCCGTCGCCGGGGAACACCTGCTCCTGCATGCCGAAATCTATGCAGTTATGCTCGACATAGGCGTCCAGCTCCTCGAACGAGCCCTCGTCCAGCAGCACCTCGATCCGCTCGCGCGCGGTGAGGCGGCCTTTCTTGTGCTGCGCGTCGATCCGCGCCTGCCCGCCGCCGAGCCGCGCCTGCTCGCGCTTCTGTTCCAGCTTCTGCAAAATGGCCAGCATGCGGGCTCCCTCGGTTCACGCGCCTCTCCCTTTCCAAGCCGCGCCGGATTGTGCAAATGCGAACTTGCGGAATTGCGAAGAGGTTGTTTGCAGAATGACGATGCCGGACCCCGCCGCGCTGCCCGCGCTGATGCCGCCGTCCGCCCCGGATCAGGCGGTCGCCGCGCCCCGCCGGCGGCTGTTCGCCGGGCCGGTGCTGCGCGCGCTGCGCCAGCGCCACCGGCTGGGCCAGGCGGCGATGGCGCAGCGGCTCGGCCTCTCGGTCAGCTATCTGTCGCAGCTGGAGAATGACGATCGTCCGGTCACACACGCCGTTTCCGCAGCGCTCGCCGCCGCCTTCCCGCTCGACTGGAACCCGGCCGACGTGGGCGGCGCGGCGCATCTGGCCGCGCTGCGCGATGCGGTGGCCGATCCGCTGTTCGCCAGCCTGCCGCCGGAGCCGCAGGCGCTCGATCGCGCGGCCGAGCAGCAGCCCGGCCTCGCCGAACGCTTCGTCCGCCTGCACGCCGCCTATCGCCGCAGCGAGGAGCGGCGGCTGATCGCCGACGAGGCGATCGCCAGCGGCGTGCCCGGCGGCGGGCGGCAGCCGTGGGAGGAGGTGCGGGACTGGTTCCACAATGCCGGCAACTATGTCGACGCGATCGATCGCGCGGCGGAGGCGCTGGCCCATTCGCTGGATGCCGAGCCGATCCCGGAGGGGCTGCTGGTCCACGCGCTGAAGACGGCGCACGGCGTGGACGTGATCTCCACCAGCGACGAGCGCGACGATACGCCGCCGCTCCGCCGGTTCGATCCGGCGCGCGGCCTGCTGGCGCTGAACCGGGCGATGCCGCCGGCCACGCGGCGCTTCTTCCTCGCCCACCAGCTGGCCAGCCTGTCGTTCGCCGAGGTGATCGCCGGCATCGCCAGCGGCGCCGATCTGCGCGCGCCCGAATCGCGCCGATTGCTCTCGATCGGCCTCGGCAACCAGGCGGCCGGCGCGCTGCTGATGCCCTATGGCCGCTTTCGCGACAGCGCCCGCGCCTGCCGCCACGACATCGATCGGCTGTGCCAGCGGTTCGACGTGAGCTTCGAGCAGGCGTGCCACCGCCTCTCCACGCTGCAACGGCCCGGCGCGCGCGGCATCCCCTTCTTCTTCTGCCGGGTGGACATGGCCGGCAACATCACCAAGCGCCACTCCGCCACGCGGCTGCAGTTCGCCCGCTTCGGCGGCGCCTGCCCGCTGTGGATCGTGCACGAGGCGGTGGCGATCCCCGATCGCATCCTTGTCCAGCTGGCGGAGACGCCGGACGGCCTGCGCTACGTCTCGATGGCCAAGGGGCTGGTGAAGCCCAGCGGCAGCTATGCGCGCAGCCCCCGCCGCTACGCCGTGGCGCTCGGCTGCGAGATCGAGCATGCCGGCGACTTCATCTATGCCGACGGCCTGGATCTGGCGAGCCGCACTGCGGCCGCGCCGATCGGCATCTCCTGCCGCCTGTGCCCGCGCGCCGGCTGCGACCAGCGCGCCTTCCCGCCGGCCGACCGCGCGATCGTGATCGATCCGAACGTGCGCGAGGTGGTGCCCTATCGCGTGCTGTGACCGGACGACGGCGGTACTCGCGGCCGTCTCGGATCACATCATGCCGGGCCAGGCCTTTCGCGCCCTCAGAGGCGGACGCCGCGCTGGTTCAGGATCGCCAGCATCTCGTCGCGCACCGCCGCCTGCACCGCGCCGCTCTGGTGGATGCCGTCCGGCAGGTGGCGCCACAGGCCGTGCTCGGCGACGATCGCGTCGACATCGACCACGCCGATCCCCTCCCCGGCGGCCAGACCGTCCAGCATCACGTTCCGTTCCTTCGCACGCACCGTGCTCAGCGTGCGGCCGAGCGGCGCGTCGAACGCGGCATAGTGCAGGATGTCCTCGTGGATCTGCGCCGATATGCCGTTGCACATCAGCAGCGCCGCCCCGGTCCGCTCCCGCACCGTCCGCGCGAGCAGGCGCAGGTCGGCGGCGATCTCTTCCGTGTCGCGCGCTTCCGCCACGAAGTCGCGTTCCAGCCAGGCGCGCGTCGCGGCGCCCACCTGCGCCAGCCGGAACGGGTGGCAGGCGATCGCATAGCCCAGCCGCCGGTGGCGCAGGATGGGCGGCAGCTCGGCGGTGAGCGTCAGGGCGATGGCGGTGGCCGGGCCGGCGCGGCGCAGCCCCTGCCGGCCCAGCAGCAGATAGTCGTCGGTGATCGGCGTGCGCCGCAGCGCCGCCAGCAGCGCGCCCAGGAACAGCCAGTCACCGGCGGCGGGCGGGGGCGAGAGGGCGGCGAAGCCCGCCGCGGCATCGGCCTCGATCGCCAGCATGTCCCCCGGCGACCGCGCCAGCTGTTCCAGCAGGATGCGCACGGAGGGGACGAGCGGCTCGTCCTGCACCACCGCCACCTGCCCGCCGCCGCCACTCGCGGCGAACAGCTCCAGAAAACCGCCCCGCTCGCCGCGCAGCGCCCCGGTCAGCTCGCAGGTGCCGAGCGCGAGCAGGGTCGCGGTCTCGCCCCCGGCCCTGCCCTCCTCTTCTCCCCACCAGCCGCGCACGCGATCGTGCCAGCCGGTCAGCAGGCCGGATCGGTCCTCGGCCAGTTCCGTCATGCGCCGGCCGGCCAGCATCAGCAGGCGCGGCAGCGCCGCATCGCCGGGCAGCGGCCGGCCTTCGGGCTCGATGTGCGCGATCACGAAATCGTCCGACCAGCGATAATTGCTGAGCCGATCGAGGAAGCCGCCCTGCGTCTCCGCCGCGTGGGCCACCCGCCCGCCGACGCGGGGCGCAAAGGCGACCTGGAAGTCGCGCGTCTCGCCGGTGAACGGCGTGCCGCCATCGGCATCGGCGGAGAGCCCGAGGGTGCAGTAGGCGATCGGCTCGCCGGCGCGGGCGACGTGGCCGTCGGGACACAACCACCGCAGCGCCGATCGGACGACCCGATACCCGGCCACCGTGATCGGCCCCAGCCGCAGCGCGATCCCGCTCACCGCCCGCCCCAGCCCTCGGCGTGGAAGACGATGCTGGCGACCGTCACGCGGGCCAGGCGCGCGCGCGGATCGTCGGCCGTGTCGCCCGTGTCCGTCGCCAGCATGGCCACGGCCACACCGGGCATCAGCGCATCCCCTTGCCCCACGTTCAGCCGGACGAGCCGACCGCGTTCGCGCAGGACGAGGCGATAGTGGGAGATCGGCGGACAGTCGTGCGCCGCGCCCGCGCTTAGATCGACGCTGAAGTCGAGCAGCTTCGATCCCGGCATCAGCACCGCTCCTGCCGTAGCGTGCAGCAATCGCACGCGCGCCGCACCCGCCAAGGTCAGCGCCGGCGGCAGGGCGACGGTCAGCAGCACGATAAGGCGGGCGGCGGCATGGCCCGATCAAGCACCGGACGCCGCCCGTTTGGCAAGTGCCGATCAGGCGGGGAGCGTCTCCAGCGACTTCGGCTCGTGCATCGGGCAGCCGTTATGCTGGCCGCGGAAGCCGGACGACATCTCGTAGGCGGGCTTGCGCGCCCGCATAACCCCGCCGAGCGGCTGATGCGCGGCAAGCCCGTGCCACGGCGAGAAAGCTAGGCTGTCGTCCACCACCTTGGCGCGCGTCTCGCTCCACGCCGATTGCGGCTCCACCGTGATCCGCGCGACCGGGATGTACGGGCTCTCCTCCTCGTCCCACGGCACGGACGCGTCCTCGACCGGCATCTTGTCGAGATCGGTGCAGAGCTGCGCGCGCACCTCCCACTGGCCGCCCTCGGCGCCGAAGAATTCGTTCATCGCACCGCGCAATCCGTCCGGATCGCCGCCGATGTCCACGGTCTCGCCCGCCAGCGCCTTGAAGTTGGGCGAGAGCGGCACGACCGACAGCTTGGCGATATAGTCGCCGTACCGCAGCGGCGCCTGCGTGAAGTAGCTCTCGCCGGCCGGATGCGTCTGGGCCTGGCCGCCCATGCTCTTCAGCATCGCGCTCTCACCGCCGACAGCCTCCAAGGCGCTCTCAGCCGCGCGCAGGGTGGCGGAGAGCACCTTCTTCACGCCCTCGACCCGGTCGGTCGTCTTGGCGAGCATCTTGAGGTTGGCGAGGAACTTGGCCGGCGTCGGTGCCAGGAAGGCGGGGCCGATCGCCATGACGAAATCCTGCGTGGCGTCTCCCTCCGATCCGGGCAGCCGATCGCCATCCACGCCGATCACCTTCACCGCCATGCCGCGCGGCAGGGAGACGCTGTCCGGCAGGATGTCGCCGGCGTTGGTCGAGATGCGGAGCACCGTCTGATAGGTGCCGGGCTCTGCGAACAGGCCCTGCGCCAGCACCGGGGGCAGGCCGCCGAGCACCTCGAACGTGCCTTCCAGCAGCGCGTGGCTCTTGGCGTGGACGCTGCGAACGGCGTGGCCGTAATCCTTGTAGGTCGTCTCGATGATGCCGTGCAGCGTATCGACCAGCTCCCGCGTGACCTCCGCCTCGTTCGGCTCGGGCTGTTCGACGGCGGGCGTGTAGCGGATCGGGGCAGTGGGCGCTTGAGTCATCGAAAGTCCTTCGTGGTCAGGCATTTGGCCGCCACATAAACCGTCAGCCCGGCGCGGTGGTTCCCGGCAGCGCCCTAGCGACGGCAAGAAAGCGGTCCACGTCGCGCTCATCGTTGTTCAGGCCGG encodes:
- a CDS encoding helix-turn-helix domain-containing protein, which gives rise to MPPSAPDQAVAAPRRRLFAGPVLRALRQRHRLGQAAMAQRLGLSVSYLSQLENDDRPVTHAVSAALAAAFPLDWNPADVGGAAHLAALRDAVADPLFASLPPEPQALDRAAEQQPGLAERFVRLHAAYRRSEERRLIADEAIASGVPGGGRQPWEEVRDWFHNAGNYVDAIDRAAEALAHSLDAEPIPEGLLVHALKTAHGVDVISTSDERDDTPPLRRFDPARGLLALNRAMPPATRRFFLAHQLASLSFAEVIAGIASGADLRAPESRRLLSIGLGNQAAGALLMPYGRFRDSARACRHDIDRLCQRFDVSFEQACHRLSTLQRPGARGIPFFFCRVDMAGNITKRHSATRLQFARFGGACPLWIVHEAVAIPDRILVQLAETPDGLRYVSMAKGLVKPSGSYARSPRRYAVALGCEIEHAGDFIYADGLDLASRTAAAPIGISCRLCPRAGCDQRAFPPADRAIVIDPNVREVVPYRVL
- a CDS encoding acyl-CoA carboxylase subunit beta — encoded protein: MLAILQKLEQKREQARLGGGQARIDAQHKKGRLTARERIEVLLDEGSFEELDAYVEHNCIDFGMQEQVFPGDGVVTGSGTVNGRLMFVFSQDFTVFGGSLSERHAQKICKIMDMAMKVGAPVIGLNDSGGARIQEGVASLAGYAEVFQRNVLASGVIPQISVIMGPCAGGAVYSPAMTDFIFMVKDSSYMFVTGPDVVKTVTNEVVTQEELGGAVTHTTKSGVADVAFENDIEALLATRDFVDFLPLSNRQDVPERPTGDAWDRYEPSLDTLIPDSANKPYDIKELIAKVVDEGDFFEVQPTHAANIVTGFARIEGRTIGIVANQPMVLAGVLDINSAKKAGRFVRFCDAFDIPIVTFVDVPGFLPGTAQEHNGIIKHGAKLLFAYAEATVPKITVITRKAYGGAYDVMSSKHLRGDLNYAWPTAEIAVMGAKGAVEIIFRKDIGDKDKIADRTAEYEARFANPFVAASKGFIDEVIMPHSTRRRIALGLRKLRNKQLENPWKKHDNIPL
- the scpA gene encoding methylmalonyl-CoA mutase, with the protein product MTIEKNIGEDAGAAPKARDLPEPSAAPTLAKWEAAAAKEVKGQDLTWNTPEGIAVKPLYTAEDVTTEPGLPGFAPFTRGVRASMYAGRPWTIRQYAGFSTAEASNAFYHRNLKAGQKGLSVAFDLATHRGYDSDHPRVTGDVGKAGVAIDTIDDMKILFDGIPLDKMSVSMTMNGAVIPILAFFIVAGEEQGVPRAQLDGTIQNDILKEFMVRNTYIYPPEPSMRIISDIFGYTSREMPKFNSISISGYHMQEAGATQVQELAFTIADGMEYVKYGVASGLDIDKFAGRLSFFFAIGMNFFMEVAKLRAARVLWHRVMTQLGAKDERSKMLRTHCQTSGVSLTEKDPYNNVMRTTIEAMAAMLGGTQSLHTNALDEAIALPTDFSARIARNTQLVIQEETGMCNVVDPLGGSYYVESLTSQLVDAAWAIIEKVEAEGGMAKAVAAGWPKAMIEEASAAKAARVDRVEEVVVGVNKYAKDKEDAIDILDVDNVAVREAQIARINKSKAGRDEALCRAALDALREGARGKGNLLELAVECARQRATLGEISLAMEDVFGRYGTNPTPVKGIYGGAYGDDARWQGLIEGVSSIERRKGRRPKMLVAKMGQDGHDRGANLVSSAFGDLGFEIVAGPLFQTPREAAELAIKADVDVVGASSLAAGHKTLIPELIGLLRDAGRSDIKVIAGGVIPAQDYQFLRDAGVQGIFGPGTNLVEAAGAVLALLGHNVPPEGISEAAE
- the bktB gene encoding beta-ketothiolase BktB codes for the protein MNKEVVILGGARTAIGDFGGALKDVAPARLGEIVIREAIARSGIAAADVQHVVMGQVIPTVPQDAYLARVAALNAGVPVEAPALTLNRLCGSSVQAIVSAAQMITLGEADFAVAGGAESMSQSPHYVTAARFGQKMGAVQMLDALTATLSDPIDNYHMGITAENIAEQHQIGRAAQDEAAAESHRRAAAAQTEGRFKDQIVPIEVKTRKGMVAFDTDEHVKAETTVDVLAKLKPAFKKDGTVTPGNASGINDGAAALVLASADAAAAKGLSPRARILGWGHAGVSPDVMGLGPIHAVPIALERAGLSLDQIDVIESNEAFAAQACAVANSLGFDPEKVNVNGSGISLGHPVGATGAILTVKLLAELDRQDARYGLVTMCIGGGQGIALVVERLGAAERKAAA
- a CDS encoding catalase family protein, translating into MTQAPTAPIRYTPAVEQPEPNEAEVTRELVDTLHGIIETTYKDYGHAVRSVHAKSHALLEGTFEVLGGLPPVLAQGLFAEPGTYQTVLRISTNAGDILPDSVSLPRGMAVKVIGVDGDRLPGSEGDATQDFVMAIGPAFLAPTPAKFLANLKMLAKTTDRVEGVKKVLSATLRAAESALEAVGGESAMLKSMGGQAQTHPAGESYFTQAPLRYGDYIAKLSVVPLSPNFKALAGETVDIGGDPDGLRGAMNEFFGAEGGQWEVRAQLCTDLDKMPVEDASVPWDEEESPYIPVARITVEPQSAWSETRAKVVDDSLAFSPWHGLAAHQPLGGVMRARKPAYEMSSGFRGQHNGCPMHEPKSLETLPA
- the mce gene encoding methylmalonyl-CoA epimerase, whose amino-acid sequence is MKLGRLNHVGVATPSIADSIAFYRDVMGASVVTEPFDMAEQGVKVCFVHTPGAGGTEGTQIELIEPIGESAGIRAFLAKNPAGGQHHLCFEVPDIHAARDEFLAMGKKVLGEPRIGAHGTLIFFVHPRDMGGVLTEIMETPKHAAGH
- the bioB gene encoding biotin synthase BioB encodes the protein MAAVTPGASSRTDWSRGEIAALFDLPFMDLLWRAQGVHRAHHAANEVQLSTLLSIKTGGCPEDCGYCSQSASADSGLPASKLMDVEAVVAAARAAADGGSDRFCMGAAWRSPKDRDMDALCDMVGQVKGFGLETCMTLGMLTGDQARRLKAAGLDYYNHNLDTSPEHYAEVVTTRTYADRLDTLAEVRAAGISVCCGGIMGMGETRADRVGFVHALATLPRHPESVPINALVPIAGTVLGDMLRDVPARIDDVEFVRTVAAARITMPRAIVRLSAGRESMSVATQALCFLAGANSIFTGDRLLTTGNAGDNADAALFEALGLKPMHSEEPARVAAE
- a CDS encoding lysozyme inhibitor LprI family protein translates to MRLAALVALALLPASAQAQTQARMNETAGADQRRADAAMNRQWSVTQAAMKRRDAADSSRGGGFGYAAALLASQRAWLRFRDAECVIEGAEFAGGSAQPMAQAACLARLTVARTAQLKTLEWRR